Below is a window of Perca flavescens isolate YP-PL-M2 chromosome 12, PFLA_1.0, whole genome shotgun sequence DNA.
TACATCAGGATCTCCAAACTGTTGTGACTGTCTATTCCTCCCTAAATGTGACTGTAAAAAGCTCTTCAGAGTTTCTGCCACTGGTATGTAGTAAgcacatttttttgtgtcatgTTTTCATCCATTCCCAATGACACTTTTTGGGGTTCTgtgtatttaaacatttttgtgaatgtctgaTTTCTGGAGTATGTTGTTCTCAATTGTCCCTGATGACAGGCAGAGAACAAATCTGACTCTTTAATGCAGTCACAGATTTTAGTGACTGCCTCATCCGATAGGCTCATATCATTTTTTAATAAAGAACTTACTTTAGTTATTGTGTAGGCTTGACCTAACTCGTGCACATTTTGCATTTCCTCAACAATAGTCTGTATAGTAGAGGCAGGAATAAGCAGCTGTCCTTGCAGTTTAAGGTAAAAGAGACACATGTTTCTGAGATAAGACTGACTATCATTCTCTGGCATATCACAGGCTGCACTAGTTGTTGGCATGGCTTcatgtgtgttttctgaatcATCTGTACTGGCAATGACATCTGGGGGCTGAGGGGGAGTTTCCTTGTACATGTCATCAATACCATCAGGGGAGCATGCTTTATGCTTCCTACACATGTGAGAAGTAAatgatgactttttttgtgaacATGTGCTTACAACCACTTACTGGACATGACACAGACCGGCCCTCTCCAATATGTTCATTTAAATGAGACACTAGCTCTTTCACCGTGTGAAAATGGCAGGCACATAATGAAACTGCGCATTTTAAATTCGCAACAACAGCTATAGGAGCAGCTTGCGATGCAGTTGCATTGTGCACACGATAAAAATGGCCCTTGAAAGCAGAGTAAGTGGTAAATGTTTGACTACAGTTGGCGCCAACACATTTGAATAGACAACGGGGCTCATTCCTATGCACTCTGCAATGTAGTACATAGCCTCTTAATGTATCCAATGTCTTTTTACAAAAGACGCAGGTGatcatttttggcattttaagtGTCTGCCTGTGCTTTTCAGCTGAACTAAGTTATCCTGCAttgacctagctagctagctactggtCTTAAATATCAATTGGTGCTAGCTTACACCATGTGCTTTTAGCACACATTTTCGTTTGGTCTTGGAAAAAACAGTAGGCTAAATGTGAAACTTACCGTGCAAACTTTCAATTTTCCGATTGAACAGCAGCAGACGTTTCAAAAATACTTGTGTTAAAATCGTAGATTTGTCctaaaaacttttaaaatgacaaaatggtCCAAAGGTTTCTGCTCCGCTCATGTGTTCTCTGCAGCAAGTGCCGTTCTGGTTCGCTCGTTAATTACGTCAGCCGCAGCCGTGAACGAGGAGCTTCTTCTCCCGCTCCTCCGCCCTCACGTCATTATCCAATCAGAGACAAGCTTCAGCTGCCCACTATGAAATTCAAAATTAGGCGGACTCGGTGCACAATGAGCATACAAGTCTGTGGTTACTGTTAGGTTGTTTAGCCTGTGATACAATGctgaaattattatatatttttagaaATATAAATAGAAAAGCAGTAGGCTAAGtattacattaaaatgtaaagacTAAAAGAAACATAAAGCATACAAGGATTATGGTTAATAATTTTAATTCCTTATACACACACTCTATAAATacaataaactacaaataaatCATGCAATGTAAGTGAATGCACTGTTTGATTATTTAGCCTGTGATAATGACACAATGctcatattattaatattattttattaataggCATATGTAGAAAATCAGTAGGCTAAGTATTACATTAAAAtttaaagagtaaaaaaaacacaaggcatACAAGGATTAGGACTGAACAGAAGTATTACTTTGCATATATcaattttaatttcttatacacACATCTACAATATGCTGCAAATAgtctaaatataaaaacaatattataattgtagcctatatttttatatataaatagataGGCAACCTATCAGATTCACAATGAAATtttttgtgaaaacatttttattacCTCAATTTGCATTGTTTCATCAATCATGTTAAAAGTACAGCATAAACTTGTAAAGTGacttacatatattttttgtattattaaaaacaactgACTAAAACTATAGTTTTTACAATATTTGCAAGTCAAATTAACAAATTTGTTATGTCATGAGTATTACAGtatttctctgttttttatAGTAATATTTGTAGTTTTAACAGATACATTTGATTATAATCACATATAGTTGTtgtaaatataacaaaaacattCTGTTTAATAGTTTACAAAAGTTCACTgtgatttaaacaaacaatatatgtTTTTAGGTTTACAATACTTTTCTGTAGGGATTTTACATAGTTTTTATGTAAATTTCACagtctttttttacagtgtagtttTGTTCTAGAGTTTTCAACATGTCATTATTGTCTCTTGTCATTTCACATCAGTGTTAAAAATCGATAAAAAGACACAATATTACATTGTGAATATGTCTGTGTATTATCATATGTCACTTTACAACACATCAATATGCTATGTAACATGTAataattttaatcatttttttaatgaaactgATTTAAAATTGCATCCCATTACCCTTTACATAATTTGTGTAACTTTAACTTTCTCTGTCCTATGATTACATGTTTCTCTGGAAATGTGACTGCAATGATCTGATGAACTGTAGATAATCCTGTCTTTTCAAATAATTTATATGTTTTCCTTCTTGCAACAGGACTTCATAGTGCTTTAAATAATTCTTTCAAAAAGACAATATATGTTATACAGGGATCAAATATGAATGACACTAAACTGAAACGAGTAAAACAACTTTGTAAAAGGGCCAAGTGTCATACATGTGTGAATTTAAAGCTTGCATTAAACTGGGTGATTAATAGTATATGGTGCTTGTGACTCTTTCTTTGAATGCAGCAGCATCAGagagacaaaatacacaacaagataAAGCTGAAGCACAGGCCTTTCATCTGTTGTTCATACACAATTTAGACTTTTAGACAGGAAAGCATATCTTCACTTTCTGTATTTGATAATTCACTCACTGAACAACAGGAACATATTCATCCCTTTATCCTTAGACCAAGTCTgatctcagtccctccagagcctctctacagcatgttggtatcagaggagccaggctgcagtatctgaagagttacaatgagtttaactgcttttctaaaccaggggtaaAACAAGGCATAGATCACAGGGTTTAGACAAGAGTTACAATAGAACACAAAGAGAACATAGGATGCAGATGAAGCATTGACCAAGATGTCATCTGTGAGAAAGACTGAGTATAATGGGAAGAAACACATTAGAAAAACAACTACAAGAACACCAAGagtcctggctgctttcagctctgatttctttgcctttggagTCACAGAAAGCTGGAGtgtgacagctgtaatgtgagagcgcatggcacgagcctgagacacagccacggcaAATATTCTCAGATACAGAGCTATGATGACTGTAACTGGAACAATAAAGGAGAAAACAACATCTACAGCTTCTAAGACATTGTCAACGACCAACAGACATTCTCCGTAGCAGGAATCATACCTCCCTGGTTGAGTCAGGTCATCCTTCACAAAGAGAAAGCAGTAGGAAACAGAATAGagccaacacagacaaacacagagtttAACTCTGTTGACAGTGATTCTGGTGTTGTAATGCAGAGGGTCACAAATAGCCACATAACGGTCAACTGATATGAGCACTATGTCACCTATTGAGGATGCGGGAATGATGGCTGAAAGATaattataaagaaaacacacaaagtcacCAAAATACCAGCAGGATGTTCTTCGGAGGATTTCTCCCGGCATCACCACAAGGCCCACTAGAAAGtctgagacagccagagagaggaggaggatgttggtgggtgtgtggagctgcctggagggaaagagaaaagcacCATTTAACGAACAAGTCTGCATAACTAAatgacaaacaaacattataTGTTAGTTCTTTCAGAAACAATGGAAACATTCCAAAAAAAACAGGCCTTATTCTGAGCAGTCAGTTTGATTATCACAGTATGAGAAGAAAAGATGTTACATTATAATAACATCATCAATAGCTCCTTCAAATATCCCTCTAAGCCATGACATTGAGACATCAAGCCAGCATACATAATACCAGGACCTTGAAACTGACACACAATGTTCATATATCAATATCTTCAATTGTTGAGACAATAATCTTAACCTGAAGTGGGAGACTGAGATGATGACGAGCAGGTTGAGAGCTACAGTGAGCAGAGAGATGGAGTAGAGCAAAATGTGAATGAGCATCACTTCAAACCAAGGAGATGTCAGCTTCCTGCAGGAGGTGTTGAAGAGTTGTGGAAAGCAGAGCTCTGCTCCGTCCTGTGTCTCCGTCATCAgtgggaggatgagagaggCCTCAGCTCTCTGCTTCAAACTCTGTCGTACAAATGATTTCTCTCTTTCTACCCTTGTCTCCACCCCTCTCTTTCGCCCTCTCAATCTCTGTTGGACACTGATGTCCTTTTTTTGCTCTACACATCACAATGTCACCTTCTAAACTTTCTCTGTTACTCCACAAGCCTTTcaataatattttttctttacaaTCCTCCGGTGTTCTGCCTTTCTGTCAATCTTCTGTCACCCCCAGATTCCAGACTTTCAGATCTCGACCCAGCTGAACACATGCAACCACATGCCCTAGACCTTTGGACGCCCTATGCAAAATTTGGTTGGAGGCCCCTTTGACCATTTTAAGTAAGGCCTAAAGAAAAGCAATGACTACCTAATAACTATACggtacatattattattatatctacTATGTTTGATGTCTAACAGAAAAAATTATACCACTGAGCTGAGTGGCAGTGCAAGACTGAACACACACTGATGAACTTGctgaataaaaacacagataaagtGATTTTCACTGACCAAATATAAattaagattattattattataaaaagaaGCACAAGCATATATATAATTTCAAATTGAATAGAGCAAATagaataacatttaaataaaataataaatagaacTTTCAAATTTTAGAATAtttcaaataaacaaaacaataacatctaaaacagtggttcccaaccttttttccttgatgccccccctactcatgtctaagaaagctgaccccccctcccccccaaagttatagttgaggtaactctcgagatagagccttactttcttttttgatacagagcatttatcagcactgttacgtttctccgccatgtttcattcataaaatagtgatgccgtggcagcAGGCAAAAcaaggatacaacaaaatatatagttttcatacagacttttgtatacattgtattttctagtgtattatcataatttgtttaacatgtgcaaatatttttttattacctcaacctcaaaccagataaagacttgcgccccccctgtgatctttgccaccccaccctgggggtgcccggaccccaggttgggaaccactgatctaaaACACCACAAACAAGATAAAtagtaacaataataatatataactgGCAGTTGTGACAGCCTCAGCTTTTGAGATCCTGTGTATTACAGTTTCTCTCATTGAATTGACCATCACATctgtgctctgaagccacaaCTCCATAACAGAAGGCATGGCAGAGGCACCTTCATTGAAGGTGGAGATGGCCATACTTGCTGCTGCTTCAAGCTTACTTTCCCCACAAAACAATCCCCTCAGTCAGCCGATGGTGGAGAAAGCAAACAAAgtagactaaattgttattTGACCACCAACTAGGTCAGACAGAGAAGcatttcctcctccactgggaaaaactatcttcactaagagaattacaccttggaaaaatagccaaaaaaaTCACGTGATGATTCTAAGCGAATCACGTTGTCAGAAATTGGCATCAGCCATTGAGATTGCGCATTTTGACAgcattgtagaggagagagagagctttccaacAGTATATGTCATGACAGGGGGCCGACCAGGGGCAGACAGCGATTGCGGAGCAGCGGGATGATTTAGAACGCCAACTAGCTAGCAGAGACTCTAGGGGGCCCTCTGCTGGCCACGGGGCCCTTTGCAATTGCAAAGGTCCCTTAGTGGCTGGGCCAGCTCTGCATGCAACAGCATGGTCTGGAGCAGGTATAAGCACTTTAATCCTTAGATAATTGGGCGGCAGTCCAGTGATTCAGTTAGTTTTAAGCTTACCAAACCCTTAAGTCTTCAACAGCTTCCTAGTAATAGCCCCATGTGCTTGAGGGCAGACACGCTCTCGCCAGTCCCGGCGCCAGACACAAATTCACGGACGGGCAT
It encodes the following:
- the LOC114565934 gene encoding trace amine-associated receptor 13c-like; this encodes MTETQDGAELCFPQLFNTSCRKLTSPWFEVMLIHILLYSISLLTVALNLLVIISVSHFRQLHTPTNILLLSLAVSDFLVGLVVMPGEILRRTSCWYFGDFVCFLYNYLSAIIPASSIGDIVLISVDRYVAICDPLHYNTRITVNRVKLCVCLCWLYSVSYCFLFVKDDLTQPGRYDSCYGECLLVVDNVLEAVDVVFSFIVPVTVIIALYLRIFAVAVSQARAMRSHITAVTLQLSVTPKAKKSELKAARTLGVLVVVFLMCFFPLYSVFLTDDILVNASSASYVLFVFYCNSCLNPVIYALFYPWFRKAVKLIVTLQIL